The following coding sequences lie in one Catenulispora sp. EB89 genomic window:
- a CDS encoding (2Fe-2S)-binding protein, producing MSVEFTFDGRPMTAQPGQTVGAALLAEGIRSWRTTRFAGRPRGLFCGIGVCFDCLVTVNGEPNVRACLAVVAEGDVVRTQVGDGRGGAPAGGVSSAGDAGGSGDEHV from the coding sequence GTGAGCGTCGAGTTCACTTTCGACGGCCGCCCGATGACGGCCCAGCCGGGCCAGACCGTCGGCGCGGCGCTGCTGGCCGAGGGCATCCGCTCGTGGCGCACGACGCGCTTCGCCGGGCGGCCGCGCGGGTTGTTCTGCGGGATCGGCGTGTGCTTCGACTGCTTGGTGACGGTGAACGGAGAGCCGAACGTGCGTGCGTGCCTTGCGGTGGTCGCGGAGGGGGATGTGGTGCGGACGCAGGTCGGGGACGGACGCGGCGGCGCGCCGGCCGGTGGCGTCAGTAGCGCCGGTGATGCTGGTGGTTCCGGTGATGAGCATGTCTGA
- a CDS encoding amino acid permease, with the protein MSMTESSENAAWSEADAADAAQLRAIGYEPVLSRKMSGFGNFAISFSIISILSGCMTLFGFGMATGGPAVMVWGWIGVTLAVLLIGLSLAEVTSVYPTSGALFFMAHRLGGKGWGWITGWLNMLGLFGVIAGIDYGAAEFIGAFTGMAFGWTPDKYGLIAIFAGVLLLHGVLNTFGVRVLDLFNRVSVWWHLLGVAFIVAVLFLVPAHHQSASFVFTHYANATGFKSAIYVSAIGLLLTGYTLTGYDASAHMSEETSQASTLAPKGIVRSIWVSGIAGLVLIVAFLFSIQGGSDQYATESAGSGYGGAVTAPSLIMIDALGQHWAEILTLVIIVAQLCCGLAAIGSAARMVFAFSRDGALPGSPTWRKVNRSAVPTNAMWLVVVVAFLLTLPSLWTIQAYGAVTAIASIGLAPAYVIPGFLRARQGKNFKKGAWNLGKWGPLVGYTASVWVVIEVVLFCLPQASPITALTFNYAPIALVGALLLSGIWWLARGRASYAPPAGAVEAEQFADLDVI; encoded by the coding sequence ATGTCGATGACTGAAAGCTCAGAAAACGCCGCTTGGAGCGAAGCGGACGCCGCGGACGCCGCGCAGTTGCGCGCGATCGGCTACGAACCAGTGTTGTCCCGCAAGATGTCCGGATTCGGCAACTTCGCGATCAGCTTCTCCATCATCTCCATCCTGTCCGGCTGTATGACCCTGTTCGGCTTCGGCATGGCCACCGGCGGCCCGGCCGTCATGGTCTGGGGCTGGATCGGCGTCACCCTCGCCGTTCTGCTCATCGGCCTGAGCCTGGCCGAGGTCACCAGCGTCTACCCGACTTCCGGGGCGCTGTTCTTCATGGCCCACCGCCTCGGCGGCAAGGGCTGGGGCTGGATCACCGGCTGGCTGAACATGCTCGGCCTGTTCGGCGTCATAGCCGGCATCGACTACGGCGCCGCGGAGTTCATCGGCGCCTTCACCGGTATGGCGTTCGGCTGGACGCCGGACAAGTACGGGCTGATCGCCATCTTCGCCGGCGTGCTGCTGCTGCACGGTGTGCTGAACACCTTCGGCGTGCGGGTGCTGGACCTGTTCAACCGGGTCAGCGTCTGGTGGCACCTGCTGGGCGTGGCGTTCATCGTGGCGGTGCTGTTCCTCGTCCCGGCCCACCACCAGAGCGCCAGCTTCGTGTTCACGCACTACGCGAACGCCACCGGCTTCAAGAGCGCGATCTACGTCAGCGCCATCGGCCTGCTGCTCACCGGCTACACCCTGACCGGCTACGACGCCTCGGCGCACATGTCCGAGGAGACCTCCCAGGCCTCGACGCTGGCGCCGAAGGGCATCGTCCGGTCCATCTGGGTCTCCGGTATCGCCGGCCTGGTCCTGATCGTCGCCTTCCTGTTCTCCATCCAGGGCGGCTCCGACCAGTACGCCACCGAGTCGGCCGGCTCCGGCTACGGCGGCGCGGTGACGGCACCGTCGCTGATCATGATCGACGCCCTCGGCCAGCACTGGGCCGAGATCCTGACCCTGGTCATCATCGTCGCGCAGCTGTGCTGCGGCCTGGCCGCCATCGGCTCCGCCGCGCGCATGGTCTTCGCCTTCTCCCGGGACGGCGCCCTGCCCGGCTCGCCGACCTGGCGCAAGGTCAACCGCTCGGCGGTCCCGACCAACGCCATGTGGCTCGTGGTCGTGGTGGCGTTCCTGCTGACGTTGCCCTCGCTGTGGACGATCCAGGCCTACGGCGCGGTGACGGCCATCGCCTCGATCGGCTTGGCCCCGGCGTACGTCATCCCCGGGTTCCTGCGTGCCAGGCAGGGCAAGAACTTCAAGAAGGGCGCCTGGAACCTGGGCAAGTGGGGTCCGCTGGTCGGCTACACCGCCTCGGTGTGGGTGGTGATCGAGGTCGTGCTGTTCTGCCTGCCCCAGGCCTCGCCCATCACCGCGCTCACGTTCAACTACGCGCCGATCGCGCTGGTCGGAGCACTGCTCCTGTCCGGGATCTGGTGGCTGGCCCGCGGCCGGGCCAGTTACGCGCCGCCGGCCGGCGCGGTGGAGGCCGAGCAGTTCGCGGACCTGGACGTCATCTGA
- a CDS encoding bifunctional 3'-5' exonuclease/DNA polymerase, whose translation MQIAATYDPEGFRDRGFVQAITDTGGPAGPARAVADLEAEVRALEAASSPDRPGHPRWIWPASADLVPALLRRGVRVDRCHDLALTEALLLAYEGHCGEPRSLGAAWARLHGLPVPEDRAEGTMAAPTDSPTTQPALFEPDRSGLSSDVDPLRAVREVYADQLRRISATANPGAFRLLVAAESAASLAAAEMAHHGLPWRVDVHSTILEEVLGPRPLDGSPPREMVAAAARLAEALGVRALNPDSAPQVTRAFSEAGVKLPSLRRWELEEIDHPAIPLLLKYKELSRLYSFNGWTWRDTWVVDGRFRPEYSVGGVVTGRWAARGGGALQIARRLRKAVIADPGWVFVAADAAQLEPRILAAMAQDPGMAEATQSDDMYAALAGVFEGSRDQAKLGLLGAMYGQTGGGAAEPLALMRRRFPKATALLDDAAREGERGRLVRSQLGRTCPPPSERWQSAIAGDAEADASDDSNRRSGQVARARGRFTRNFVIQATAAEWAEVLLALLRQRLRVLEGPQLVFFQHDEVLVHAPREHASAVAEMISECATDAGRLVFGPTPVRFPMSVHSVECYGDAK comes from the coding sequence ATGCAGATCGCCGCGACCTACGACCCCGAGGGTTTCAGGGATCGAGGCTTCGTTCAAGCGATCACCGACACCGGCGGCCCGGCCGGGCCGGCGCGCGCCGTCGCGGACCTGGAAGCCGAGGTCAGGGCACTGGAAGCGGCCTCGTCCCCGGACCGGCCGGGCCATCCGCGCTGGATCTGGCCGGCCAGCGCCGACCTCGTCCCGGCCCTGCTGCGCCGCGGCGTGCGCGTCGACCGCTGCCACGACCTGGCCCTCACCGAGGCCCTGCTGCTGGCCTACGAGGGCCACTGCGGCGAGCCGCGCTCCCTGGGCGCGGCCTGGGCCCGGCTGCACGGCCTGCCGGTCCCCGAGGACCGCGCCGAGGGCACCATGGCCGCCCCGACCGACAGCCCGACGACCCAGCCGGCGCTGTTCGAACCGGACCGCTCCGGCCTGTCCTCCGACGTCGACCCGCTGCGCGCGGTCCGCGAGGTCTACGCCGACCAGCTCCGACGGATTTCGGCCACCGCGAACCCCGGCGCGTTCCGGCTCCTGGTGGCCGCCGAATCCGCGGCCTCGCTCGCGGCCGCCGAAATGGCGCACCACGGCCTGCCCTGGCGCGTCGACGTGCACAGCACGATCCTGGAGGAGGTCCTGGGCCCGCGTCCGCTGGACGGCTCGCCGCCCCGGGAGATGGTCGCCGCGGCGGCCCGGCTCGCCGAGGCCCTGGGCGTCCGGGCCCTGAATCCGGACTCCGCGCCGCAGGTGACCAGGGCCTTCTCCGAGGCCGGGGTGAAGCTGCCCTCGCTGCGCCGCTGGGAGCTCGAGGAGATCGACCACCCGGCGATCCCGCTGCTGTTGAAGTACAAAGAGCTCTCGCGGCTGTACTCGTTCAACGGCTGGACCTGGCGCGACACCTGGGTCGTGGACGGCCGCTTCCGGCCGGAGTACTCCGTCGGCGGCGTCGTCACCGGACGCTGGGCGGCGCGCGGCGGCGGTGCGCTGCAGATCGCGCGGCGGCTGCGCAAAGCGGTCATCGCCGACCCCGGCTGGGTGTTCGTGGCCGCCGACGCCGCGCAGCTGGAGCCGCGCATCCTGGCTGCGATGGCGCAGGATCCGGGCATGGCCGAGGCGACGCAGAGCGATGACATGTACGCGGCCCTGGCCGGCGTCTTCGAGGGCTCCCGCGACCAGGCCAAGCTCGGGCTGCTGGGCGCCATGTACGGGCAGACCGGCGGCGGCGCGGCCGAACCGCTGGCCCTGATGCGCCGCCGCTTCCCCAAGGCCACCGCGCTGCTGGACGACGCCGCCCGCGAGGGCGAGCGCGGACGCCTGGTCCGATCCCAGCTCGGCCGCACCTGCCCGCCGCCCTCGGAGCGCTGGCAGAGCGCGATCGCCGGGGACGCCGAGGCCGACGCCTCCGACGACAGCAACCGCCGCTCCGGCCAGGTGGCGCGGGCCCGGGGCCGGTTCACCCGCAACTTCGTCATTCAAGCCACCGCCGCCGAGTGGGCCGAGGTGCTGCTGGCGCTGCTCCGGCAGCGGCTGCGCGTGCTGGAGGGCCCGCAGCTGGTGTTCTTCCAGCACGACGAGGTGCTGGTGCACGCCCCGCGCGAGCACGCGTCGGCGGTGGCCGAGATGATCAGTGAGTGCGCCACCGATGCCGGACGGCTGGTTTTCGGTCCTACACCGGTCCGTTTTCCTATGAGCGTTCACTCTGTGGAGTGTTACGGTGACGCCAAATAG
- a CDS encoding SDR family NAD(P)-dependent oxidoreductase encodes MTKTAVVTGASSGIGAATARQLAAEGFRVVLVARRKERLEALAAEIAEVGGVAEAVALDVTDVEAIKAFAAGLESCDVLVNNAGGAIGTDPVSAADPGDWRAMFETNVLGALNFTQALLPKLIASGAGTVVMLTSTAAHVAYEGGAGYAASKHAMHAMTATLRLEVFDQPVRIIEIAPGMVMTDEFSLKRFGGDADKAASVYAGVPGPLVAEDVADCIVWSVTRPPHVNVDLMVVRPRAQAAQHKVHRVTE; translated from the coding sequence ATGACCAAGACCGCCGTCGTCACCGGAGCCAGCAGCGGCATCGGCGCCGCCACCGCCCGCCAGCTGGCCGCCGAGGGATTCCGGGTGGTGCTCGTGGCCCGCCGCAAGGAGCGCCTGGAGGCGTTGGCCGCGGAGATCGCCGAGGTCGGCGGCGTCGCCGAGGCGGTGGCGCTGGACGTGACCGATGTCGAGGCCATCAAGGCCTTCGCGGCCGGGCTGGAGTCGTGTGACGTTCTGGTGAACAACGCCGGCGGTGCGATCGGCACTGACCCGGTGTCGGCGGCGGATCCCGGCGACTGGCGCGCGATGTTCGAGACCAACGTCCTGGGCGCCCTGAACTTCACGCAGGCGCTGCTGCCGAAGTTGATCGCTTCCGGCGCCGGGACCGTGGTGATGCTCACCTCGACCGCCGCGCACGTCGCCTACGAGGGCGGCGCGGGCTACGCGGCGTCCAAGCACGCGATGCACGCCATGACCGCGACGCTGCGCCTGGAGGTCTTCGACCAGCCGGTCCGGATCATCGAGATCGCGCCGGGCATGGTGATGACCGACGAGTTCTCGCTCAAGCGGTTCGGCGGCGACGCGGACAAGGCCGCCTCGGTCTACGCCGGCGTCCCGGGTCCGCTGGTCGCCGAGGACGTCGCGGACTGCATCGTGTGGTCGGTGACGCGGCCGCCGCACGTGAACGTGGACCTGATGGTCGTGCGGCCGCGGGCGCAGGCGGCGCAGCACAAGGTGCATCGGGTCACGGAGTAG
- a CDS encoding family 2B encapsulin nanocompartment shell protein, whose translation MTVDQSAAAPESAAEGGQLSLDTAAARNLATTTKTPPQMQGITSRWLLRVLPWVEASGGAYRVNRRLSHAVGRGRVAFSQAGDDDVTVLAPTLTELPPLRGFADEALLTELAARFAAREFRAGETLAEAGTPVDTLWLIAHGKVDLAGQGKYGDHAVHGHLADGDHLGDEVFHTTASGGAATNGHAPRWKTTARAVTPVIALSVPASEIRALIDRSQTLRSHLAAHRTTRAKAQNAHGEAEIALAAGHEGEAELPGTFADYELKPREYELSVAQTVLRIHTRVADLYNKPMSQLDQQLRLTVEAVRERQEDELVNNRSFGLLHNADFEQRVHTHSGPPTPDDLDELLSLRRDTNFLLAHPKAIAAFGRECTKRGIYPGTVDLLGTQVPSWRGVPVLPVPKIPVVDGHTTSILALRVGEAEQGVVGLHQTGLPDEYQPGLSVRFMGVDEKAITSYLVSAYYSAAVLVPDALGVLENVEIARPRG comes from the coding sequence ATGACGGTCGATCAGAGCGCGGCGGCACCCGAGTCCGCTGCAGAGGGCGGTCAACTGAGTCTGGACACCGCGGCGGCGCGGAACCTGGCCACCACGACCAAGACGCCGCCACAGATGCAAGGCATCACTTCACGCTGGCTTTTGCGCGTCCTGCCGTGGGTCGAGGCCTCCGGCGGCGCCTACCGCGTGAACCGCCGCCTGAGCCACGCCGTCGGGCGCGGCCGGGTGGCCTTCAGCCAGGCCGGCGACGATGACGTGACGGTGCTGGCCCCGACCCTGACCGAGCTGCCGCCGCTGCGCGGCTTCGCCGACGAGGCGTTGCTGACCGAACTGGCCGCGCGGTTCGCGGCCCGCGAGTTCCGGGCCGGGGAGACGCTGGCCGAGGCCGGGACGCCGGTGGACACCCTGTGGCTGATCGCGCACGGCAAGGTGGACCTGGCCGGCCAGGGCAAGTACGGCGACCATGCCGTGCACGGCCACCTCGCCGACGGCGACCACCTGGGCGACGAGGTGTTCCACACCACGGCCTCCGGCGGTGCCGCGACGAACGGCCACGCGCCGCGTTGGAAGACCACGGCGCGCGCCGTGACCCCGGTCATCGCGCTGTCCGTGCCGGCCTCGGAGATCAGGGCCCTGATCGACCGGTCGCAGACGCTGCGGTCGCACCTGGCCGCGCACCGCACCACCCGCGCCAAGGCGCAGAACGCGCACGGCGAGGCCGAGATCGCGCTGGCCGCCGGGCACGAGGGCGAGGCCGAGCTGCCGGGCACGTTCGCCGACTACGAACTCAAGCCGCGCGAGTACGAGCTGTCGGTGGCGCAGACCGTGCTGCGGATCCACACCCGTGTCGCAGACCTCTACAACAAGCCGATGAGCCAGCTGGACCAGCAGCTGCGGCTGACCGTCGAGGCGGTGCGCGAGCGGCAGGAGGACGAGCTGGTCAACAACCGCAGCTTCGGGTTGCTGCACAACGCCGACTTCGAGCAGCGCGTGCACACCCACTCCGGGCCGCCGACCCCGGACGACCTGGACGAGCTGCTCTCGCTGCGCCGCGACACCAACTTCCTGCTGGCGCACCCGAAGGCGATCGCCGCGTTCGGCCGGGAGTGCACCAAGCGCGGGATCTACCCGGGGACCGTGGACCTGCTGGGGACGCAGGTGCCGTCCTGGCGCGGCGTGCCGGTGCTGCCGGTGCCGAAGATCCCGGTGGTGGACGGCCACACCACCTCGATCCTGGCGCTGCGGGTCGGCGAGGCCGAGCAAGGCGTGGTCGGGCTGCATCAGACCGGGCTCCCGGACGAGTACCAGCCGGGATTGTCGGTGCGGTTCATGGGCGTCGACGAGAAGGCCATCACCTCTTATCTGGTGAGCGCGTACTACTCGGCGGCGGTGCTGGTGCCGGACGCGCTCGGCGTGCTGGAGAACGTCGAGATCGCGCGACCCCGTGGCTGA
- a CDS encoding polyprenyl synthetase family protein, whose product MVDAGRTAEATLRRTREAVEPVLRAAVDTLPGRLRSIAAYHLGWEDADGAALGGIGGKLLRPGLVLAAATAASAVGGVGGVAGVAGGGVGNGVGSGLAAATDPTVLASAAAIELAHNFTLLHDDVIDRDHTRRHRPTAWTVFGAENAILAGDAMLALALRLVGGEAASRLAECVIEICDGQFEDCAFEERDDVTLDECLTMAGKKTGALLGCACALGALAVRADPLAVAALDLFGREIGMAFQLTDDLLGIWGDPAVTGKPVGSDLSARKKSLPVVAALSARSAAAGELARLYALGRDFTEHEVRRATEAVERAGGRAWAATEATARIATAHAHLRRAPGVEQAAVHDLHAIAELITRRTS is encoded by the coding sequence ATGGTCGACGCGGGCCGGACGGCCGAGGCGACGTTGCGGCGGACGCGGGAGGCCGTCGAGCCGGTGTTGCGCGCGGCTGTCGACACGCTGCCGGGGCGGCTGCGTTCGATCGCGGCGTACCACCTCGGGTGGGAGGACGCCGACGGTGCCGCTCTCGGCGGTATCGGGGGCAAGCTGCTGCGGCCGGGGCTGGTGTTGGCCGCCGCCACTGCCGCCTCGGCCGTCGGGGGCGTCGGGGGCGTTGCGGGCGTTGCGGGCGGTGGCGTGGGCAACGGCGTCGGCAGCGGCCTCGCGGCGGCCACCGATCCGACGGTCCTGGCCTCGGCCGCCGCCATCGAGCTGGCCCACAACTTCACCCTCCTGCACGACGACGTCATAGACCGCGACCACACCCGCCGGCACCGCCCGACCGCCTGGACCGTGTTCGGTGCCGAGAACGCGATCCTGGCCGGCGACGCGATGCTGGCGCTGGCGCTGCGCCTGGTCGGGGGCGAGGCGGCGAGCCGGCTGGCGGAGTGCGTCATCGAGATCTGCGACGGCCAGTTCGAGGACTGTGCCTTCGAGGAGCGCGACGACGTGACGCTCGACGAGTGCCTGACGATGGCCGGCAAGAAGACCGGGGCGCTGCTCGGTTGCGCGTGCGCGCTCGGGGCACTGGCGGTACGGGCCGATCCGCTGGCCGTGGCCGCGCTGGACCTGTTCGGGCGGGAGATCGGGATGGCGTTCCAGCTGACCGACGACCTGCTCGGCATTTGGGGCGATCCGGCGGTCACCGGGAAGCCGGTGGGCTCGGATCTCAGTGCACGGAAGAAGTCGCTGCCGGTGGTGGCCGCGTTGTCGGCGCGGTCGGCCGCGGCCGGGGAGCTGGCGCGGTTGTACGCGCTCGGACGGGACTTCACCGAGCACGAGGTGCGGCGGGCGACCGAGGCCGTGGAGCGCGCCGGAGGCAGGGCGTGGGCCGCGACGGAGGCCACGGCGCGGATCGCGACGGCGCACGCGCACCTGCGGCGGGCGCCGGGGGTCGAGCAGGCGGCGGTGCATGATCTGCACGCGATCGCCGAGCTGATCACGCGGCGGACGAGTTAG
- a CDS encoding NAD(P)/FAD-dependent oxidoreductase → MSPAASGSPTPDVVVIGAGMIGAACAYYAARAGFAVTVLDSGPVAGGTSGAGEGNLLVSDKEPGPELDLAMRSQELWRTLAAEDDGAFGTFGASFEYEAKGGLVVAFTAADFEALQGFAATQLASGVVAEHVPGDHLAEYEPYIAPGLAGGFWYPQDAQVMPALATARLLKASGARLRLGSAVTGLSVSSGGAVRGVRTTSGEIPARFVVNAAGFGASAIAAMAGSTLPVQPRRGFVLVTEPLPAMVRHKVYSAAYVADVSSSDAALQSSAVVEGTPSGPVLIGASRERVGLDRTPSYEALGRLAAQGAELFPFLADVKVQRYYCGFRPYLPDHLPAIGPDATVSGLFHACGHEGAGIGLAPATGELIAALLAEAEPAVAAEPFNPARFTHSGDVTDGHREDAQ, encoded by the coding sequence GTGAGCCCAGCCGCGAGTGGATCCCCGACGCCCGACGTCGTCGTGATCGGCGCCGGCATGATCGGCGCCGCCTGCGCGTACTACGCGGCGCGCGCCGGCTTCGCGGTCACCGTCCTCGACAGCGGCCCGGTCGCCGGCGGCACCTCCGGCGCGGGCGAGGGGAACCTGCTGGTCTCGGACAAGGAACCGGGGCCGGAGCTGGACCTGGCGATGCGCTCGCAGGAGCTGTGGCGGACTCTGGCCGCCGAGGACGACGGCGCGTTCGGCACCTTCGGCGCGAGCTTCGAGTACGAGGCCAAGGGTGGCCTGGTCGTCGCCTTCACGGCAGCCGATTTCGAGGCGCTGCAAGGCTTTGCGGCCACGCAGTTAGCTTCGGGCGTAGTTGCCGAGCACGTGCCCGGCGACCACTTAGCCGAATACGAGCCCTACATCGCCCCGGGCCTGGCCGGCGGCTTCTGGTATCCGCAGGACGCGCAGGTGATGCCCGCGCTGGCCACGGCCCGACTGCTGAAGGCCTCGGGCGCGCGGCTACGTCTGGGTAGTGCGGTGACGGGGCTGTCGGTGTCGTCCGGCGGTGCGGTGCGCGGGGTGCGCACGACGTCGGGGGAGATCCCGGCGCGCTTCGTGGTGAACGCCGCCGGTTTCGGCGCGTCCGCGATCGCGGCGATGGCCGGCTCGACGCTGCCGGTTCAGCCGCGGCGTGGGTTCGTACTGGTGACCGAGCCGCTGCCGGCGATGGTGCGGCACAAGGTGTACTCGGCCGCGTACGTCGCCGACGTTTCGAGTTCTGATGCGGCGTTGCAGTCCTCCGCGGTCGTCGAGGGGACGCCGTCGGGCCCGGTGCTGATCGGCGCGAGCCGCGAGCGCGTCGGACTGGACCGCACGCCCTCGTACGAGGCGCTGGGACGGCTGGCGGCTCAGGGGGCTGAGTTGTTCCCGTTCCTGGCCGACGTGAAGGTGCAGCGGTACTACTGCGGGTTCCGGCCCTACCTGCCGGACCACCTGCCCGCGATCGGCCCGGACGCCACCGTCTCAGGACTCTTCCACGCCTGCGGCCACGAGGGCGCCGGCATCGGCCTGGCCCCGGCGACCGGAGAGCTGATCGCGGCGCTGCTGGCGGAGGCCGAGCCGGCGGTCGCGGCGGAGCCGTTCAACCCCGCGCGCTTCACACACTCTGGCGACGTGACCGACGGACACCGGGAGGACGCACAGTGA
- a CDS encoding DUF4239 domain-containing protein: protein MTAKDYGIIVAVLILTFITLRLFERFIPHHRREPHNDVAGFIFATVSVVFAVPLAFVVVALWTNNDTAHQTTFKEANELAGIYWISRQMPLPLGSQLEHETLDYAHTVIDDEWPLLAKHETSPKATNLVYQIRDSVFAFHPTDISQQVLYDHALTHVESMAEQRRERLNQTEESLPPLLWAILIGSALVTIAFTFLFGLSSSFAHTVMVMTLAALVVVSLVVVREMSYPYSGTMKVDPTAFQVFLARLPTPR, encoded by the coding sequence ATGACCGCCAAGGACTACGGCATCATCGTCGCCGTCCTCATCCTGACCTTCATCACCCTGCGCCTGTTCGAGCGCTTCATCCCGCACCACCGGCGCGAGCCGCACAACGACGTCGCCGGCTTCATCTTCGCCACGGTCTCCGTGGTGTTCGCGGTGCCGCTGGCGTTCGTCGTGGTGGCGCTGTGGACGAACAACGACACCGCGCACCAGACCACGTTCAAGGAAGCCAACGAGCTCGCGGGCATCTACTGGATCTCCCGTCAGATGCCGCTGCCGCTGGGTTCGCAGTTGGAGCACGAGACGCTGGATTACGCGCACACCGTCATCGACGACGAGTGGCCGCTGCTGGCCAAGCACGAGACCAGCCCGAAGGCCACGAATCTGGTCTACCAGATCCGGGACAGCGTGTTCGCCTTCCATCCGACCGACATCTCGCAGCAGGTGCTCTACGACCACGCGCTCACGCATGTGGAGTCGATGGCCGAGCAGCGAAGAGAGCGCCTGAACCAGACCGAGGAGTCGCTGCCACCGTTGCTGTGGGCGATCCTCATCGGCAGCGCGCTGGTGACGATCGCCTTCACGTTCCTGTTCGGCCTGTCCAGTTCCTTCGCACACACCGTGATGGTGATGACGCTGGCGGCATTGGTGGTGGTGTCGCTAGTTGTCGTCAGGGAGATGAGTTACCCGTACTCCGGGACCATGAAGGTCGATCCCACGGCGTTCCAGGTGTTCCTCGCCCGACTGCCGACTCCACGCTGA
- the idi gene encoding isopentenyl-diphosphate Delta-isomerase gives MEVEEVVLLSEDGTPIGTAPKATVHTANTPLHLAFSCYVFDDQHRLLLTRRADSKKTWPGVWTNSACGHPGPGESIEDAVRRRLASELGLNIPAVWPILPDFRYRAVMPNGIVENEICPVFRGAVATGITPSPDPDEVGEYRWIPWADFSNQVLSGAFEVSPWCRLQVEQLAARDFGSWMY, from the coding sequence GTGGAAGTCGAAGAAGTAGTCCTCCTCTCCGAGGACGGGACCCCCATCGGCACCGCCCCCAAGGCCACGGTGCACACCGCGAACACGCCGCTGCACCTGGCGTTCTCCTGCTATGTCTTCGACGACCAGCACCGGCTGCTGCTGACCCGGCGCGCCGATTCGAAGAAGACCTGGCCCGGGGTGTGGACGAACTCCGCGTGCGGCCATCCCGGTCCGGGGGAGTCGATCGAGGACGCCGTGCGGCGGCGACTCGCCAGTGAACTGGGGCTGAACATTCCCGCGGTCTGGCCGATCCTGCCGGACTTTCGTTACCGCGCGGTAATGCCGAACGGCATCGTGGAGAACGAGATCTGCCCGGTGTTCCGGGGCGCCGTCGCGACCGGAATTACGCCGTCGCCAGACCCCGACGAAGTAGGCGAATACCGCTGGATTCCGTGGGCGGATTTCAGTAATCAAGTACTTTCCGGTGCCTTCGAGGTGTCGCCTTGGTGCCGTCTTCAAGTCGAGCAGTTGGCGGCCCGGGATTTCGGCAGCTGGATGTATTGA